From Cheilinus undulatus linkage group 17, ASM1832078v1, whole genome shotgun sequence, one genomic window encodes:
- the ndor1 gene encoding NADPH-dependent diflavin oxidoreductase 1 — protein sequence MSKLTLLVLYGSQTGTAQDTAQRIGRQAQRRRMKVQVLPLDGYNMASLISESLVVFVCATTGQGDPPDNMKNFWRFLFRKSLPAGSLSRLDCAVLGLGDSSYPKFNFVAKKLHKRLLQLGANALMPAGLADDQHDLGSDAVIDPWLLSFWEKVFSLYPSLSDEIPLREDEPLPPSYTFHFLDDVNERTDDRLQSPDVSSQSCPFPSRLVSNRRVTDDSHFQEVRLIEFDISGSNIEFSAGDVVMMHPHNSPEDVDQFCQLLRLNPDDKFILRATDSLAVPARLPQPCSVCHLVERYLDIAAVPRRSFFELLSTFSTNELEREKLQEFSSAAGQDDLHGYCNQPRRTALEVLADFPHTTAELKVDYLLDLFPEIQPRSFSIASSLLAHPNRLQILVAVVRYKTKMFKPRRGLCSTWLASLDPEKGDVVVPLWVKKGSLKFPKDPNTPVIMVGPGTGVAPFRSALQERNAEGKHGNVLFFGCRSEFRDFYFRSEWEEMMKEAHLTLFTAFSRDQEEKVYVQHRVKENAELLWDLIANKSACFYIAGNAKQMPSSVCDALKEVFQQEGGMSSEDAEQMLDVMEKTGRFQSETWS from the exons ATGTCGAAGCTGACCCTCCTGGTCCTCTATGGGAGTCAGACCGGCACGGCTCAGGATACAGCTCAGAGGATCGGCCGTCAGGCTCAGAGACGGAGGATGAAGGTTCAGGTTCTTCCTCTGGACGGCTACAACATG GCCAGCCTGATCTCAGAGTCTTTGGTCGTCTTCGTGTGCGCCACCACGGGACAAGGAGACCCTCCAGACAACATGAAG AACTTCTGGAGGTTTCTGTTCAGGAAGTCGTTACCTGCTGGTTCTCTGAGCCGTCTGGACTGTGCTGTTCTTGGTCTGGGAGATTCTTCATATCCAAA GTTTAATTTTGTAGCAAAGAAGCTTCATAAACGCCTCCTGCAGCTTGGAGCGAACGCGCTGATGCCGGCTGGACTGGCAGACGACCAGCACGACCTCGG GTCAGACGCTGTGATCGATCCGTGGCTCTTGTCCTTCTGGGAGAAAGTCTTCTCTCTCTATCCATCTTTATCTGATGAGATCCCTCTGAGAGAGGATGAGCC ACTCCCTCCGTCGTACACGTTCCACTTCCTGGACGATGTGAATGAGAGGACGGATGACAGGCTGCAGAGTCCTGACGTCTCCTCTCAGTCTTGTCCATTTCCCAGCAGACTCGTGTCCAACAGACGAGTCACAGACGATTCGCACTTTCAGGAAGTGAGGCTCATCGAATTTGATATCAGCGGATCAAACATTGA gttTTCTGCTGGTGACGTGGTGATGATGCATCCTCATAACTCACCAGAAGACGTCGATCAGTTCTGTCAGCTGCTGCGGTTAAATCCAGACGATAAATTCATCCTCAGAGCCACAGACAGCCTGGCAG TTCCAGCCAGGCTTCCTCAGCCATGCTCTGTGTGCCACCTGGTGGAGAGATACCTGGATATCGCCGCTGTGCCGCGCCGCTCTTTCTTCGAGCTTCTATCCACCTTCTCCACCAACGAGCTGGAGCGAGAGAAGCTGCAGGAGTTCAGTTCGGCGGCTGGGCAGGACGATCTGCATGGGTACTGCAACCAACCACGGCGCACCGCGCTGGAG GTGTTGGCAGATTTCCCTCACACCACAGCGGAACTCAAAGTTGACTATCTGCTTGATCTGTTCCCTGAGATTCAGCCTCGCTCCTTCTCCATCGCCTCCTCTCTGCTG GCTCATCCAAACAGACTTCAGATCCTCGTCGCTGTAGTTCGAtataaaaccaaaatgtttaAACCACGAAGAGGACTCTGCTCCACCTGGTTAGCCTCCCTGGACCCTGAAAAAG GTGATGTGGTTGTTCCTCTGTGGGTGAAGAAAGGCAGTTTAAAGTTCCCTAAAGACCCGAATACACCGGTGATCATGGTGGGACCGGGGACCGGCGTGGCCCCATTCAGGTCAGCTCTACAAGAGAGGAACGCCGAGGGGAAACACG GTAACGTCCTGTTCTTCGGCTGTCGCTCCGAATTTAGAGATTTCTACTTTAGGTCGGAGTGGGAGGAGATGATGAAGGAGGCACACCTGACGCTTTTCACTGCCTTTTCAAGAGACCAG GAAGAGAAAGTTTACGTGCAGCACCGAGTGAAGGAGAACGCAGAGCTTCTGTGGGACCTGATCGCCAATAAAAGCGCCTGTTTTTACATCGCTGG TAATGCCAAACAGATGCCCAGCAGCGTGTGTGATGCTCTGAAGGAGGTGTTCCAGCAGGAAGGGGGCATGTCCTCCGAGGACGCCGAGCAGATGTTGGACGTCATGGAGAAGACGGGACGCTTCCAGAGCGAGACCTGGTCCTGA
- the lrsam1 gene encoding E3 ubiquitin-protein ligase LRSAM1, whose translation MPLFFKKKKPSDESQKRLEYQLCRSKEAGADDILDISSCELSDVPSSAFSMCKVLQKKVLILHTNELRSLVPKGCDINNLSTLKVLDLHDNKLSSLPDDIGKLTSLQILNVEKNRLKSLPDSIADLRLLQTLNLKGNSLSELPAVIGSLSSLRTLDVSDNNITELPKAVAYIRTLESFTLDAAIMSYPPSSVCTEGTESIQRFLCSELGEEYCPPSQYLLPVLETDCGKQNTDCLDGLEEAWQNKFSDYEKRKEQKHQEKLAFERHLEEKQKEHTQLLLMNTSRKENMLNSVRQEQERVEQGVSQQQRAQEAERLLVLERVRFAEDTISSRISNMLMDKNRQKKSAEFLQAMEEDRIRMEHLTAITQEETNSLRKREVAAAMQKMLSDSCAMTLLQEASDFRRKSLVSEAYRSMENMDRKFDKMLSLQVLDKSKAIAQILQEEEMQKAAFQALQLQKDAVHGYIRNQIRLIEGELMQLTKLEIKRRNLDAENLQEVLVDQRTALGDLLQQLLKQRDQREQELRVILAEMEQKSESSQQNYWMIQYQRLLDAKPLSLRMQEAGVEKELVNLLCKLSAQHYLPILAHHRVTTEALRHMNSSDLKKLGITEIGIQKALLKWARDHISEGACKVAPEDVEPEVVPSAPSPSTPPSIPATPTIHIPSPPPSPGTPVTPSAPSPVEGPGSSECVVCMETGSQVIFLPCGHVCCCQVCNDALQNCPLCRSNISQRIRLYHS comes from the exons ATGCCTCTGTTCTTCAAGAAGAAGAAACCCAGCGATGAATCCCAGAAGAGGCTGGAGTATCAGCTGTGTCGG TCAAAGGAAGCCGGTGCTGATGACATTCTGGACATTTCATCCTGTGAGCTCTCAGAT GTTCCTTCAAGTGCCTTTTCCATGTGCAAGGTGCTGCAGAAAAAG GTCCTTATCCTTCATACCAACGAGCTGAGATCATTGGTGCCCAAAGGATGTGACATCAACAATCTCTCCACTTTAAAG GTTTTGGACCTGCATGATAACAAGCTCAGCTCACTCCCAGACGACATCGGGAAGCTGACGTCTCTGCAG ATCCTGAATGTGGAGAAGAACCGTTTAAAGTCTCTGCCGGACTCCATTGCTGACCTGAGGCTACTGCAGACTCTTAATCTGAAAG GTAACTCTCTGAGCGAGCTCCCAGCTGTGATCGGTTCTCTGAGCAGCCTGCGGACTCTGGATGTGAGCGACAACAACATCACCGAGCTGCCCAAAGCTGTGGCGTACATCAGAACACTCGAG AGCTTCACCCTGGATGCTGCCATAATGTCTTATCCTCCTTCATCTGTGTGCACAGAGGGAACGGAGAGCATACAGCGCTTCCTCTGCAGTG AGCTTGGTGAGGAGTATTGCCCTCCGTCTCAGTACCTCCTTCCTGTGCTGGAGACCGACTGTGGCAAACAGAATACTGACTGTCTGGATGGTCTGGAGGAGGCCTGGCAG AACAAATTCAGTGACTACGAGAAAAGAAAG GAGCAAAAGCACCAGGAGAAACTCGCCTTTGAGCGTCATCTGGAGGAGAAGCAGAAGGAGCACACGCAGCTTCTTCTCATGAACACCTCACGCAAAGAAAACATGCTCAACTCAGTGAGACAG GAGCAGGAGCGTGTTGAGCAGGGTGTCTCTCAGCAGCAGCGAGCTCAGGAGGCCGAGAGGCTGCTGGTCCTGGAGAGAGTCCGATTTGCTGAAGACACCATCAGCAGCCGCATCAGCAACATGCTGATGGACAAAAACAG GCAGAAAAAGAGTGCCGAATTTCTCCAGGCGATGGAGGAAGACCG GATCCGCATGGAACATCTGACTGCCATCACACAGGAAGAGACCAATTCACTGAGGAAGAGGGAGGTGGCAG CGGCGATGCAGAAGATGCTGTCAGACAGCTGTGCTATGACTCTCCTTCAGGAGGCTAGCGACTTCCGCAGAAAGAGCCTGGTGTCTGAGGCGTACAGGAG TATGGAGAATATGGACAGGAAGTTTGATAAGATGCTGTCGCTCCAGGTTTTGGATAAATCAAAGGCCATTGCTCAGATTTTACAGGAG GAGGAGATGCAGAAGGCTGCTTTCCAGGCCCTGCAGCTGCAGAAAGACGCTGTGCACGGATACATTCGCAACCAG ATAAGACTCATAGAGGGTGAGTTAATGCAGCTGACTAAACTGGAGATTAAAAGACGAAATCTGGACGCTGAGAACCTGCAG GAGGTTCTGGTGGATCAGCGTACGGCTCTTGGTGACTTGTTGCAGCAGCTGCTGAAGCAAAGAGACCAGAGAGAGCAGGAGCTACGGGTGATTCTG GCGGAGATGGAGCAGAAGTCTGAGTCCAGCCAGCAGAATTACTGGATGATTCAGTATCAGAGACTTCTGGATGCCAAGCCACTCTCATTGCGCATGCAG GAAGCGGGCGTGGAGAAAGAGTTGGTGAACCTGCTGTGTAAACTGTCTGCTCAGCACTATCTGCCCATTCTCGCTCATCACCGTGTGACGACAGAGGCGCTGCGTCACATGAACTCCTCCGACCTCAAGAAG ctcGGCATTACTGAAATAGGaatccagaaagctctcctgaAATGGGCTCGAGATCACATATCTGAAG GAGCCTGTAAGGTGGCCCCAGAGGACGTGGAGCCTGAAGTCGTACCCTCAGCTCCGTCTCCCTCCACCCCTCCATCGATTCCCGCCACCCCAACCATCCACATCCCCAGCCCTCCTCCCTCCCCGGGGACTCCAGTCACCCCGTCAGCTCCCAGTCCTGTGGAGGGACCGGGGAGCTCTGAATGTGTGGTCTGCATGGAGACGGGG TCTCAGGTCATCTTCCTGCCCTGCGGTCACGTCTGCTGCTGTCAGGTTTGCAACGATGCCCTGCAGAACTGCCCTCTGTGTCGGAGCAACATATCTCAGCGTATTCGCCTCTACCACAGCTGA